CTAAAGCCTTACTCTCTGTGATACATCTAACGGTAAAACAATAATCTTTTACGTGGATATTCAATTAGGATTACTGGTCTACCTATTCAGTCAGAGTAGTATATATAAGGGAGATGATCCAAGATTAACAACAACTCTACTACGAAGAATTCTAGACTTGAATCATGGACATTCTCTCACATACTTTACAAGATATACTCTAATTCATCATCTTCTCAAGACATATGGTCTGAAGCTTTACGAAGAAAAACTTGATAAGAAAACATTGATGCTTAATCTGTGGACATGAAGACCATGCAGCTGTGGTGCAGTGTAAAGTGAGTCAGCAAATCGAACAGCAACAGAACGGCTTTCCAAGATGGGATATCTTGGACTTCTGATTGCACATATCTCTAACTTCGACAATCTGCTATAACCTCTACAGTTGGGTACTGACCATGTGTGGATCACATTGGATGAGATTGCTTCATCTCTTACCTTCTGTACGATTGGTGTTGGAGATAGTGAATTGGGCGCATTGATGGTCGTCCCACAGATGTAGATATACGTTGTATCGAACTGGGTAATCAATATCTGTGTTATTTAGTTTTTGCCAGTTATATTTCCGCACTTTACTATTTACTATTGCTATATATGACAGATCAATTGGTTAGGGTTCTTGTGATATTAACAACAAGTTGTTTAAGTCAGAAAGTAGACCAGTCAGTAGAGATTATCAAAATACATAAAATCACATTATTACACAACTTTGTAGTAAGTTTGAGATAAAAAGTCATCATTACCTAGtataaacaataattatatCGAATGcattcaatattaatattatagaggtcctaaaaattaaattataaataaattgattcaAAGTTGTATGGAAAGAGCAATAactgtgctttttttttttgaataaagcaATAACTATGATTAAAACCtaaatttgaactttttttttttcttttggtatcAAATGTGATCGAGTAGGAGGGGAGAgaaacatacacacacaaaacaaacaaacaaaaaataatacttcaaatttatttttaacgaggcttaattaaaattatttttaatctaatttttcataatattaagtttagtattagtatataaaatttatatatttagaaactatactaaaagtactattaaaaaaataaatttaaaaataagtaaaaaacattaaagaaaataaacaaagaagaaagaattagtttgactaatgaattgttaagataaaatataatggGATAGAGagattaacaaaaaaataaaaaataaaaaaaaacgttATGTGCAGGTAAACcccaatgtttttttttgttccattataaaatattttacaaaaaccCAAACTTATCAATgagttggatttttttttttagaaaaatggtAGGTGTATTCCATCCTCCGAGTCGCACAGCGTTTTAACCGAAAGAACTTCTTGCGCAATTCATGCGTTTCTATTTTTATGACCAGAAATTCTGTTCCTCACCTCTTAAAAAGCCATCAGGCAAGCGATGTTTGTCTCGCATATCACTATGAAGATAGGGATCTTTACAAAAGGCTTTATAAAGCTTTCGTCTCAATTCATATTGAGCCGCGAGCAATCTACGTTTGTGATCTCGTATATTTTGCTTCTCAACTCCACAAGCTTTAAAAGTAGATTATGAATTGTACACTTGACACTCACCTATTTTTTTATAGATAGTAAGAATCTGTTTTTATTTGTCATACATCATGGGGGTTTACAGGAGATCCCAGAGGCTCGCTCGGAAAGGCTGCTATACCATACCTTTTGACTTAACTCTACTCTAGTTGAAGATGAAGACGTAGGGAGGATGGGAATGAGGTGCAACCGATTAAAGAGCGATCAGGAGGGTTTAAAAGCGCCTTGCCTGACTTCCCGCCAGAAATAGAATATTTATTGCATGGAGTATAACTCCTACAAAATacttaatttttattagaaaaaaaaaaagaagaaaaaatcatGATCAATCTCCTTTTATTAATCAATCAAAGTATAACATGTAATAtgaggtaaaaaaaaaagtgagaatcCATTCCCTCTCCACCTAAacttgtttattaaaaaaagaggTTCTACTACATATATTCCCAAATTCTTCACCTCCACTTTTACTCCATGATGTGACAATCAAAGATATGATGTTTTCATCTTGAAAAATACTTCATGGACTCCCAAAAAcatactcccaacttttacttcCACTACTTGTGTTCAAATTGGATTGGAGGAAGGAAAAAAGGATGGATAAACATCATAGCccctattaatttgagcaatcaATGCATGCCAAATCATAGAGAGTAAAAAATGAGAGTAGGAATAAGGAGTACATGTAGAACTACCCTTTCATCTTGTAGGTTCTAAGAAAAGTGTCTATATCAACAATTTGTGAGAGATAGTAAAAGTTGCTAGCATGGGAAGCTCAACTGTCACATGAGTgtagtttgggagaagagaccagAATAACCTTTTAAAGTGAGGGGAGCTTCTTGTGTGCAGTAAGCAAATGTCTAACTtttgtgttcagttgagttaccaatACCTTGTCAGGCCTATGAAATTGaggattcaatcttttgagAGAAAAAAGATAGTAAAAGATAAGAGTAAGATTTTTTAAGGGCAAAATACCCTCAAATCAAATCTTATGCTTTAACAAATCGGACATTGACGGGTAATAAAAAAGCCGATTGCACGACTGCAGAAGTTAGGCAGGATGTTGCATGCAGCACCATTCTCTTGATCTCTCCACCTACCAGCCTGCCCTTACATTCAATACTACGTAGACGCGCCGAATGGCACGTGGTCCCCAGCTTCTCCATATCCTACCATGCCATCTTCACACTTGTATAGTGTGCCCTGACACTTACCTATACTCtactctatctatctatatatataactatatctACACACTTCTCAAGACTCTCCTATTTGTGCTCCTCTTTTCTCTGTTGACCCATCTGCGCCATCTTCATCATTTGTGCAAGGTCAAGGTTTGTTCTCATTTCTCAACTCACTACTCTTGACGATCTTGCTATTTTATCTGCTAAATCCATGCCGATGAATGGATAATCATATGGGTTTCATAACTTGTTAGTGATCATAGGTTCTTGAGAAGTTTGCGCTGCTATTTCGTCGTTGACTGTCTTCTTGTACTGAGAAAAAAAGATTAGTTGAACAGAGTCGTTTGTTCTAGATGACTATGTGCCCTTGCTATGATGCTATGCACTATTTCGGTACCGTGAGAgttgaaagtttgaaactttgatTCTTGACACTAATTTTCTGGGTAGATAAACTGATGGGTTTTTCTTTGTGTTCTACCAATTTCTCCATAGAAACGAAAAGTAGTATGTACGACGTTGCATCTTGTTAAGATATAGCTGAAGGAGTCAACAAAATGGTGTTTCTTTAAGGTTATTAAAGTataattgttaatattaaaGTGAAATGCATACATTTCTTTCATAGCTTTAATTTGATGAATCCGAAAGTTCTCGAGCGGTTCATATAGCTAAATGTTATcctgtaagaaaattatattctgGTAGCAAGTGGTAGTGAAATGAGAAGTGCCTATTCTTAGAGCCAAGTGTCCATCTAATGCTAATCAACATCAAATGAACATCTAGTGTCAATTTCCCTGTCAAATAATTGAAGTAGGCATAGATAGGTGATTTCTGTTAGGATGAAGCGCCTATCACTaagccaaaagctatagctagtagcgaaggcgcaactttatttccttatactgccACACATTTCGAGAGTcaggtgctggacttggccttgTACGGGTCTCTGCCCAACAATTTCCCACTCGGATAATGGAAGAATTGGAGTCATTTCCAGAATTATTGAAATTAGTTGGTTTTCTACCGGGAGAGCTAAGATGTTTAATACTTGTTTTGTTGTTTACAGGAAACTGTGGAACATGGGAAGGAAGTATCTGTGTGCTGCTTTCCTTTTGTGGGCTGTTGTGTGTACTGCTCTTCCAGCTGCTTACTCTGATAATAATTTACTGAGAGTTGGTTTGAAGAAGAGACCTTTGGATCTTGAAAGCATAAAAGCAGCAAAAGGAGCTAGATTGGGAGGCAAATATGGGAAGGGAGTGAACAAGAAGCTAGGTGACTCAGATGAAGGCATTGTCTCTCTGAATAACTATTTGGATGCCCAGTATTATGGTGAGATTAGTATCGGTTCGCCCCCGCAGAACTTCACCGTTATATTTGACACTGGCAGTTCTAATCTCTGGGTTCCATCATCAAAATGCTACTTATCTGTAAGCCCTGCTCGCGTGTAGTTCTCTTTCCCCTTTTATAGCCCCTCAACTCTcttttttattatctttaaGTTACTTTGCAGATTGCTTGCTATTTCCATTCAAAGTACAAGTCAAGCAAGTCCAGTACATATACCCAGATAGGTAACAATTTATTTGTGGAGAAATGTTCCTTTTTATGCTTTTGAGCTAGATAGCTTATAGTTGGTTTTGTgattgttaagagtcccacattgaaaatatatgggtttataaggctatgggttagactagctaattgattagattcagtcttttagtgtggtttgtattataacatggtatcaaagccaGTTGACTGAATTATAACAATGATCaggtcttccttttaattttagCTTTTGTTTCCTATTGCTATTCAGGGAAGTCTTGTTCAATCACGTATGGATCTGGATCCATTTCTGGCTTTCTCAGTCAAGATGATGTTCAACTTGGTGACCTTCTTGTCAAAGATCAGGTGGATTTTTGTTTACTTCGGTTTATGCATTGGATGGCTCGTCTCTTCTCTTCCCATAGACCCCTAATGGCTCCCTCCCTCCCTTTCTAGGTCTTTATCGAGACTACAAGAGAACCCAGTCTTACGTTTATAATTGCCAAGTTTGATGGGATACTTGGGCTGGGATTCCAGGAAATTTCTGTTGAAAATGTCGTGCCTGTCTGGTAATGCCTTGAATATGTTCGGAGCTTGGAAGTACATgaactttcttttcttcttaaCTTGACAAATGTTCACCTCTGAACCGATTATGGGTGTGTAGGTACAACATGGTCGAACAAGGCCTTGTAGATGAGCCAGTGTTCTCTTTCTGGCTTAACCGTGATCCAAAAGCGGAAGTCGGAGGTGAACTTGTTTTTGGTGGTGTTGATCCAAAACACTTCAAGGGAGAACATACCTATGTCCCTGTCACACAGAAGGGCTATTGGCAGGTACACGAATGCTTTTGTTATCTTCTTTTCGGTTTTCTTTTTGCTATTTTCCATTTGTGTTCTTCTAAGTGGGGACAGGTAGAACACGATCTGTTCATATTGTATTATTCTTCATTCATTCTCCTTAATCTTCTTCCAGATTGACTTGGGAGATTTTCTAATTGGTAACAGCTCAACTGGTGAGAAGCAGCATTCTCCATTTCTTGGTTTCttgaatttcataaatacttacAGCTTTTTCTCATTGCTCATGTTAACATAGtccctaaatttttatttttatttttatagtttgTGTAATATTGCCTATGTTCTACACAATCCAGCTTATGATTAAAACATTTCTGAAATTTAGGGAACTACTGgttttggttattattattattattattattattattgggagTTGAAGGGTGAGGGTTAACCATGTCCCCTCTCAAGAATATCTATGGTggtggtgtttggttgggaaCTTTTGCACAAGTTTTGATACTCATTACCATGTGCGTTTGTGTACTTTTATTATCCTAGATTCAAATCTTTTGGTATTTATATAACCCATTACCCTTTTACTCCTCTACTTTTAAACACTGGAATTAAATAAAAAGGTCATTGtcaatatgtattatatatttttatatatttatttatttttattttaattaattaattttttatttattttgattccaattcttATTTAGTATCAAACAAAGTGACTCCTACTTAAACCCATTACCATGACGAAATATTTGACTCTCATTACCATTACGATTCCAatttttgaaccaaacacactccaAATTGTTTCTTGTGTTTATTGTTTCTTGTGTTTTTACATTGGTGattatcttttctattttaGGCTATTGCGAAGGTGGTTGTGCTGCTATTGTGGATTCCGGAACATCTTTGCTTACCGGTCCAACTGTATGTTCAACGTTCTTCATTTCTTGTTGACATTTGGGGAAACACAAAATGTCAAGTACTTTGTTTGCGTCTAGCTAATATTGAAACTGCTTAATGACATCTTTAGGCTGTTGTGACTGAAATCAACTATGCCATTGGGGCAGAAGGGGTAGTCAGTGCCGAGTGTAAAGAAGTAGTCTCCGAGTATGGAGAGATGATATGGGATCTGCTAGTATCAGGGGTACTTTTCCTTATTGGAACATTTTCCTTTTAACGATGATTTACCTGTTTCAAACTTCGTGCTCGTAACTGAAATCGAAATTTTTTATGGTCTGCAGCTGAGAGCAGACCAAGTTTGTTCAGAACTAGGCTTATGCTTCCTTAATGGAGCTTGGCATGAAAGGTTAGGATTTCTTGCTCCTTGCAGAGTTCTTGAAGTGTGTGGTACTAATTTGATGATATGTGttgttcaaaatttttttttgatgatGTGTGTGTAACTGTGTATAAAATATagaatattgaaaattttagaGGATCGTCAATCAGTAatgttaaaacaatagttgtaacaTAGAGACTTTTAACGCAGTTTAGGAATTCCCTATTCTATGGGGTAGTTGTCGTGTTAGGAGAAAAGCCTAATTCACTATGAGCACAATTCAAAGTACAACGGTTGGAGTCACTTTTACACAATAGACTCGATCTTCCTATCTATCTATTGAAACCTACCTATTGCACTCTCGTATGTGCACTAGAACGGTATAAGGTTCTATACTTTTCCCTAATACACCGAGTACCCAATACAATGTGACGAATTTTGTGCGTGCTGCTCTTCCTATGCTTTGGGAAAAGGATCCTTTTATAATGCTTTAAACTCTTGATCCTTGGAGTATTGGGAGTATGAAACTCACTTTGTTTGGgattcattcttctttcctttGAATTTTCGTATTCTTTGTGTCCAGACGGTGCTTTTGCCAATAATTTTTAGACAACAATATATTTTGGGCCAACAAATACAAATGACAGATTCTTATCCCACATATGTTCAATGATGCATGAGACTACTATTTCCTTGCAGTTCTATCATCAAAACGGTGGTCGAGAAGGAAGCGGAGGGAAATCTCACTTCAAACCCATTGTGCACTACTTGTGAGATGGCTGTTATTTGGTTGCAGAACCAGCTAAAACAGAAGGGAATAAAGGAGAAAGTTTTTGAATATGTGGATCAGGTGAATATGTATGAAATTTTCTGCCACCAGGAGCAGCAGCACATATTAAAATCTAATGTTTTGAGTTTCACAGCTCTGTGAGAAACTACCAAGCCCAGATGGGGAATCTGTGATCGATTGCAATAGCATTTCAAGCATGCCTAATGTTACATTCGTCATTGGGGATAAAGACTTTGTCCTCACCCCGGAACAGGTATGCATGCATGTTCTTTTACCTAATTCATTCGTTTAATTTTGCATTCTCGAACGCTTCAACTCACAGAGAAACAACAATTAATATGCCTCGGTTCAATAGTACAAACAGTAGTACAATTAGTTATTCTAGGATATCAGTAGTCTTGGATGTGATACTGGCAAGCACAGGCTATGAGCCATTTCATAAAAGGCATCTGGCTATGTATTTGGCAGAATAAAGAAGGCATtactaagaaaataaagtaaatgcATCATCATTTCAAATAAATATCTTTAGCTATTACCCTATCAAACTTATAAATTGTTACGATCAAGTGCTTACCACTACGCAAAAGCTATAGCGCACCTGCCAGCTTACTTGGCCTTTCAGGCTTCCGCCTAACCGGCTCTAAGATCATCCCCCAATAGGagttttttataaagttttttcatatgaaaaaatttgGATGGGGTTTTTCGATAGAGGAGAGGGGGGGGGTGTTGCTGGTTTTTGTTCCTGCAAATGCAAAACTTTTGTGGGGTCCATTAAAGCAGATTAAAAGTCTAGCGAGTGCTGCAGGTGCACCTGCCACTCCCAGTTGGGCGCTCTGCGCGTGAATAAACTTCtttttgtcataatttttttgaaccttttcttttttcctcaaGTTTTCCTCTTTTCTCTTCTATTTCTTATTTGGCATTGCAAAAccggcaaaaaaaaaaaacttacattgTTGAGGTTGCTCTAATACCACTAcatcaaaagctatagctagtagcgaagacgcaactttatttccttatactaccacattttcgagaggcaggatGCTGGATTTGGCCCTTCAATCGTCCACCTAACAATCCCTTAGTCACCTAGTGTTGGACTTAGCCCTTCGGTGACTTCCGCCCAACATAAATCCAAAATGATAATAAAGAGAGAAATATGCTGCTGGGTTACTCTATTCCTTGGTCTCCCTGCATCAAATCTGTGACCTGGAATATTTCCTCATATATGCAGTATATTCTCAAGACTGGAGAAGGGATAGCTGCGGTCTGTGTTAGTGGTTTTCTTGCTTTGGATGTGCCGCCACCTCAAGGCCCTCTCTGGTAAGCGTTCTTTgcttttggccctgtttggtaaataatcagcctatcagtcaattttggtttatttgaccactattagttggtaaataataagctttttgttacttcaaaatgctaaaattcaaaaggcaactcaaagcagccttttcaattagctttttgagaaaagaaattataccagaCAGCCATCAGGTAATAGCTAATCaaataactttctacaatcagccaatattattaacaaatcataccttctaacccaaacagccaacccaatcagctaacaaccatttaccaaacaagacctTTATCAACAGAAAAGCTTATGATGTGGAACACTGTGGAAGAAGCATCATGTGCACATACAATTATAGTGTGGTGCAGTGTATAATTTTGTTTGCATTCTATGGTTGCAGGATTCTTGGAGATGTGTTCATGGGGGCATATCACACAGTATTTGACTATGGAAATCTCCAGGTGGGCTTTGCTGAAGCAGCATGATACCGTTTTATATGTATCTGCTTTCTGTAGCTATCTGTTGTCTATAATGCATTTAGATATGAGTCTACAAGACTTGGGTATGTATTGCACTGTGGATGTGAACTTAATCAAGGTTGTGTAGTGTATTACACAGCCCTCTATGTAATGCATTTTCTACGTTACATCTCTGCGACTCTGCATATATATAGGttaaactagtattttacccgtgcgatgcacggatgaaatttttttattagatattttaataataaattagaggttaaattataaacaataaataattatcatatttttagtgtatatttgtTCAATAATAAGATAAGTGTAAAagtatgaataatatatttctcgatatttaatgttattactatctaaataaatatgggaaaaagtgtaaataattttattactatctaaataaatatgggaaaaagtgtaaataattttaaaactatctaaataaatatgggaaaaagtgtaaataattttaaa
This region of Ipomoea triloba cultivar NCNSP0323 chromosome 15, ASM357664v1 genomic DNA includes:
- the LOC116007011 gene encoding cyprosin-like, with product MGRKYLCAAFLLWAVVCTALPAAYSDNNLLRVGLKKRPLDLESIKAAKGARLGGKYGKGVNKKLGDSDEGIVSLNNYLDAQYYGEISIGSPPQNFTVIFDTGSSNLWVPSSKCYLSIACYFHSKYKSSKSSTYTQIGKSCSITYGSGSISGFLSQDDVQLGDLLVKDQVFIETTREPSLTFIIAKFDGILGLGFQEISVENVVPVWYNMVEQGLVDEPVFSFWLNRDPKAEVGGELVFGGVDPKHFKGEHTYVPVTQKGYWQIDLGDFLIGNSSTGYCEGGCAAIVDSGTSLLTGPTAVVTEINYAIGAEGVVSAECKEVVSEYGEMIWDLLVSGLRADQVCSELGLCFLNGAWHESSIIKTVVEKEAEGNLTSNPLCTTCEMAVIWLQNQLKQKGIKEKVFEYVDQLCEKLPSPDGESVIDCNSISSMPNVTFVIGDKDFVLTPEQYILKTGEGIAAVCVSGFLALDVPPPQGPLWILGDVFMGAYHTVFDYGNLQVGFAEAA